A window of Apium graveolens cultivar Ventura unplaced genomic scaffold, ASM990537v1 ctg1456, whole genome shotgun sequence genomic DNA:
tgtggaagaaagagaggaatggcagaagggaaacagaagaaaggccaaggcacatagaaggagtggagataacactgaagtaaccaaatctatatctaaaccactaccttccatacctgaaccccttgttgctgatcccacaataaacatccatggtgaaccaatcattccaaaagaggaacctattgattgggacactatcaaattgcctacctttctaaccactcttccactaccaaagaaacagaaaagaaaaccaaaatctacacctcccataacctctaagaaattcactcaaaaacaaaaacctaagcctaagtcacccatttctaaagatgattatgttcacatctgtgacataaaagaaatttcagacattgaactctatctggatgagctggaggatgtaaggggaatagctgcctacagacagttaccagagagattagtgttcagatataaaggagctggggaaagaacatggcctctccacaggattctggatgaaggctactctaccttgattagagtctattcagctatacaaaaggattctggctttaccagaactgccaagactgaaattctcaacaagatagccaatataaggaaaacttggagggagcccaatgctttacccaggactttactcattcaagaaagggaaatgaaaattctcaaatcacctcattggttgatggaatttagagatgataaaggagtcagaagatttttcagacttgaagaccaactcaagattgccagcaatgaaactctcaaagaaatgcaatctaagttggatgtcagtgttgaagatgaagctgaattcttcagacaactccaactccaaattgaggaaaatgacaaaaggctaggaaagaaaaccagggaacaaagaagaaaaagatgatttgctcagactaaaggagtgtccttggaaacactgtaaatcttcaattatctcctagtacatacacttttgcagcatttttaaatttctacttagtttcaattcatatatctgttaagtgttttgttatcatcaagttaaccctgaatttatgcctacaattcttatagacataaatagggggagattgttaggaatgtatgtgcattagtttgatgatatgtttaacaaaatacttaagtagaaatttagtgtctgtagcctcaacggataagaccactttggctatccgttgatggtgtagctttacttagaaataagtctagtgttgtagcatatttcagtctctgtatttaaaatgtaattcttggaagttgagagaaactatgagtcatgttgactactagatgatatgcagataggaaggccaattgtaaatacttcatgccttgtaattttgtataagtgaagtggtatcaacggatgacttaaagaccttcaacggatgagaagctaagcttcaacggatgtctctaaagcttcaacggataaagtcatcaacggataacatccttcaacggatgagtgcatcaacggatgaaaacttcaacggataacatccttcaacggatgagtgcatcaacggatgaaagcttcaacggatgttctgatgattagccgttgataaggggtagttgtacctacaaacagaggcacatgggttgatagagacaactgagatgtggtagccgaatttcaggaacaacagaaaaagcagccgttcttctctagtacaaagatgcaatagtcaacaaagtactggagtgaacaggaaaagaagcaagtgaagatcttattttattactgtattttatattgttcttcacttgtacacttggtaatatataaaccaagtagaagctagtaattagatgtgagattttccagagctgtttagaaaaatattgagagaaaattcatctagtttgtactaggatgcagctgtgatcaacattgtttaatcacagattttctaaaataccatctctggtggaacaacaaatccaccaaaaaagtttttaaggtctgttgtgttctttacatttgtgcttgaatatatatctgtctgtattagcttaaagcaattcacacacttgttcttcttgaacacacaactttcataaactgctcaaaacttgaaaaagttttgagatttacattcaaccccccttctgtaaatctcattgttagtccactaggaataacaagtTTTAATTATGCATGCACCTAATTACTTACTTATATAAATCTAATATGTTAACTTACTAATAcaattattttaaagtaaaccgACGCTTGGATGTTCaacaacaaataaaaattgaaggaaaataaaatttatagagagtagaagttaatttttgtcagttgagattttattacataaaattttaaaaatagttataTAATTTTCTAGTGAGTACCAATATTTGGGACGCTTATTAATATAGATAGTTGATAACCCGTGCGAAACACGGGTCCGAGACTAAAAATattgaattaatatttgtagagaatAATTCATAATCCGTGCgaaacacgaattaaaattaatatattaatatcaaatattaaattgTTACTTGCAAAAAATAGTTATGTGGTTAAAAAAATCGAATCACTTATGTATTTTCCACTAGAATTCTAGTTTTgcattgttttaatttatatagaaatctaacatattatttttatttttgtgaaacgaattgtatctcTACCTTATGAACCAATATCCgttctttagataatttaatattaattaatataatttgataattatcttataattagtcttttcaatatagtttatttaatattacttaattatcgataaaaattaatttacaaattaaaagtaaatagatgttattaaacttaatttaatattacttaatataatctaaatacaacCCATAAATCTGTTACGGTTAAAAtatgtttttttaatttaaagtaaaTAAACGTTGTGATGGACAGTAATAAATTCGAttgttaaatcaataattttcagtttaaaagttaataaatgttactaaagtcatttgctattacctaattatttttaaaataatgctatagaaaataaagtttacagataatagaagtcaatttgtattaatagtttactttgtagttagtagtttttcaaaataaaagtatatatatgttattttacttaatttaacttaacttaataaatttttaatataatttataaataaataaagtttacatagaatataagtcaattcgtgttagtaGTTTACCTAGTATTTCGTAGTTTTtctataataaaaaataaatataagttattttacttaatttaacgtaacttaataaatttttaatataatttataaatcatttaaaaaatatttttattttatgaaGTAAATAGACGATTGGATTAATACTaactaaaaagaaaataaaatttacaaaagAATAGAAGTCTATTTGCGTTAAAAACAAAGTTTACAGAATAGAAGTAAACTTAAGTACTAAAAACAAAGTTTATATAGAATAAAAGTCAACTTATGTTAGGTAAGTACCAAAATATGGTATTTTGGtacttttagcaccaaattataaatagtttcgcttattaataaagagtatagattTTAATATTACTTGTAACTCAAAAAAAATTTAAAGTCAATGATCAATATATTAGAATTTACCCATATGGGCTCCAAGTATATCATATGCTAATCTTTCTAGGAAATGGTTTTGACTTGTTAACTGTTTGTTTTTTAGGTTATGCTTTTAGATTTTGCAtgattcttttaatttaaatttaaaaagtACTAGTTCCGTCCCTCTCATTTTTTTACAGTTTTCTTCACATATTTGACATGTTTTTTAAGGTAACTATAAAGTATATTtccataatttatttttaaatttataaaagtttgaacatcatatttttatttagaagaaaaaaaaattaaaaaaattatgtaactACATTTAATAAGAGCGTGCGGAACCCCCGTCATAAAAAATTGaggggacggagggagtactatttaatataaaaaaatgaaaaatctgTATATTACATAAAATGTTATCTCGGTTAAAAAAACACGCCACTTTTATCAAAAattaattaaacaaaataaattttagaaattttaaacTTATCAAATATTAGGGTGATGGctgatgaagcctggaaaatgGAAAGAACCGCAAAATGGGTGCACATTCTGGCCCAAAGAAAGCCCAATGGGACAGCTCAACTTCTGGGCTAACGCACAAAATCTAAACCAATGTATCCTACCTAACCTTTTGGTTTGGTTTTCTAAGAACCAAAATGGCTGCTTCGTCTTCAACAAAGTTAATAGCACTGAGAAGAATATTATCATCGAGACCTCTCAAACCCATCTCCCCTCTTTATTATTCATCAATTTCACGATCAGTACTCTCTCCTCTTTGTGTTCTAGAACCTTCTAATTACTCAACACCTCCTCTTTCTAGAACCTTCACTTCCTCTGGCCCTTCTGGTGTCGATTCCGATGCTTCTACAGGTCCACTTGCAGTAGATTACAGGCATGtctaattttatatattttaatggattaattttattaatattatttatgggtTTTATTGTATTTCTTTTAATTGAATGAATTTGCTAAATTAATGGGCACACAGTTCTTTGTTGCAGGAGGATAATTTTCATAACTTGGCTGATTCCACTATTCATCATCTCCTCGAGAAGATTGAGGTCATTTTTGATTCTTATGTATAAGCATATTTCCATATTTCTGTATCAGAGTTGAGTTTTAATGTTTTAAATTGCCTACACTGTTATAAAACTGGGGTTTGTCATATGTAGAGTAGTACACTCGTGATTTTTATGTTTTCTTGAAAATTGAATATTCATACGCTGTTTAGCAATGTTGAAGATTGTTATATATTAGACTCGGGAAAGCTAATCAATGCAAAGTAATTAAAAGTAATACATCACACTCATGCTTGATTTAATTTGCAGGAGAATTTTTAACTTTTATTCTAGGTGGAGTATAGAGACGAATTACATTGATCTCTTTCatacatatatattatattttgtaCAAAATTCATACTTACAGCCCTAAACAATAAGTCTTATATGTAGGCTCATAATTTAGAATTTTGTACTAATTTGGTGATTATAGAATTAAAATCGGAATTGAAACTTAGGCGGCGTTCGGATGGTCTTTGGGAATGAGAATCAGGAAATGGAATGATATGGAATACCAAGGAGTAGGGAGGATATGCTTTACCCCACCTAGAGAGAGTGAGTTTCCCATTCCATACAACCAAATTACTAATCCAAATGTTAATACATGGGATTGATGTTCCGGTTCTTGTTAACCAGGCTCATTAACCATGTTCTTCTCAACCAAATACACCCTTAGATTACTGAAATAAGTTGCTGCTTCAACAAAATCTATAACTTGACTTCTATTTGCAAATACAAGTAAACCATGTTCTTCTCAGCCAGATACACCCTGAAAAAAAAATTAACCACAAAGGTAGCATCATTAGATGTTGCAACCTATACAACTGAATTCTGAAGTGTAGGCCATCATCCCTGCATCATATCAAACTAGTAAATCCGCCTCACCAGATAATTAAGTTACCTCCACTGCTCCACATCGATCTCATCAGTTGGATGACTTGGATCATGCACAAAATCACCATTCACCACAATTAGCTACCTGTCAACAAGTATTACAATCCCGGGTGCATTTTTCCATCTGCTACACAGTAACGCAAAGTACATATCCAACCAAAATTAGAGATCTGACTTCCTTAACTGAATCTTCATCAACCATATATTGTGCCTCCTACCCCTAAATTCCCGCGCCTGCCAATTCAATATCCATGAAACCTTTCAGCACTAAAATTTCATCCCTGAAACTACCCTTCACAACCCCCAGCTAATTTGTCCCAGTTCTACTCCCACCTCTATCTTACCCGGAATAAGGTCCTGGTTATACTATACTGGTACTTAGTTCTCACCAAACGAATCCCTCAGTATGATAATAGGCATATTTTTGCATGGATAGAGTACAATCCTAGCTCTCAAGCAAGAGAAACTAGACCATATTGGCATTCACattaaatttaattttatctAAAATACACATTGAGCACATGCCAATAGAAAATTTTCATCCTGCAAGAGCAAATGCAGTGACGTCATTATCTTGCGCTACGTTTGCTGAATGTGTATCATTTAGTCCGAATTATCAACGTTACTATAACTCGTTCTAGAAAGCTGTTGACATGCATTCTCATAGTTTCCTTGTGACAATAGTTACACTTCTCTTATGCCGGTACTATGAGACTTCGATCGAGAACAGTCCTCTCTCAACTGTTGCCTTTGCCTAAAGATTTCTCACAAATGACAAACCTGCAAATTCAAAATCCGGGTTTGCAACATACAAACTATCACAATATACTACCCACAAATAATTAAACTATGCAATATTGAGTTCTGTTCAGCAAACAATTATTCTACTTAAACACCAGCAGCACCCGTGACAATGCTAAATTAGAGAGGCTTCGACACCCTTAATTCCGCGCAGACAACATAAATGTGTTACGTATTTAATGATAATAGAGACAACATATACAAATTGAACAAAAGAAAGATGCACAAGACATGTATATGTAAATATCTGTGTTTGTGTAAGGTTGAGACAAATTACAAGCTCTTCCACACATATGTAATTTATCACGAAATCGGTATTACCTACAATCTAAAACGTACTTCGTACTTTAGGCTCAAAAAACACTTGAAATCGACTTCCAAAAGAGTTTTGAGAGTCTAGAATCTTATCGGgataaaaaaaatagaaactaATTTCCTTGTAGGTTACTCGTGCAAGTCTTATATGAGTAAATTTCAATAAAGATTCCGTGATATATAATGGATAAATTGTAACCgagttttttttattaattttcttATAACAAGCAGAGTATATCTTTTTATCTTATATTATGATCGAAGCTGAAGTACTAGACTTCTTATGATAATTCCATGTGCAATTCTCACTCATATAAGTGTTTATAATCCACTAAGAACGCTTAATTTTTTCCCCCATTTTTGACTTTCTGTTGAAATTGAAGAGTAGAAGAATAACAGTACACAGAGACTTAATGATCTTAGTTTGTGACTTGTGAACCACAAATCTTTTTTCTGCTTCCCCCCTGTTCATGTTGAATTGTTAACTCCGCCGCCTCCTCAATTTAGAGAAATTTCCAGGATTCTGTTGTTCTTCATAAGAAATGGTTTATATGCTTTGTATATCTTATAGCTTCCAGAAATCCTAATCTTATTCTTATCTAAATTAAAGACAGTTGCTTGTAAagttaagttttaacttttacCACCCTGGTAGCTTTTAAAATCCAGTACTTCTGTTTTCAGGAATATGGGGATTCTGTGGATATAGATGGTTTTGACATCGACTACGGGGTAAGAATTGTTGTTTGAGTTATATAGCCGTCTCTTTAAACAAAATTGTTTTCTTGCTCAATTTCTTGCGCTTACTTTATACTTGTTTGATTTTGTAGAACCAAGTTTTGACTGTGAAATTTGGGGATTTGGGAACCTATGTGTTGAACAAGCAAACACCAAATAGACAAATTTGGATGTCTTCACCTGTGAGGTAGTTACAACTCCTTATGAATTAGTGGTTAAATATTCTCACAGACATCGTGATGCATGTGTCCCATTATTTATAGTAGTAATTTTGAATTCTGAAATTGCAATTTGATGCCACTTGACGTTGTTTTTTTACTGTTTGTGGGTGGGGGGAATTATTGTGTATTATTATGAATGTACAATCTCTTTTCTTTTATCTGTGACGGTACACACCTCTGAGTTGAAAAAGTATAAGGAAAGCATAAAAAGCGAAAACTATTAATCACTATAAAATGTCAGAAGTGTAGTCGATTTTAATTGGTGAATTGTGGTTTTCTGATTTTGTTGGAAAACCAAAAAAGGCATTTCTCGAGTAAACACTTGTTTCAGTGCAATTAATTATCACACAAAAGAGTTTCGATCTTAAGAATGTCATATTTGAGGATAATCACGAATATTGGTATCCAAGTTTATCAGAAGCCCTCATTATCACATTTTGGTTGAGGAAATGAACCTTATTCGTCACACGAGTAAAGCAGGAAGAAAGGTCCCTCTGTTAGAATCTCCAGGATAAAACATTTTAGTAATGCAACTTCATTAAGCTCAGACCATGGGTGCAAAACAACACAACTTCTTGAGAATGTCACTGACTAAATTTTAGGGCTGGTATCAAGGCTGCAAGCAATTTAGTGTGCGCCAAATCTCTCGAGGCAGTACTTGCAAACCACTAGTAGACATGTTTAGAGCAAATATTACCAGGTCTAAGAGATACAAGTGTTGAAGTCAATTATTCATATGTGCCACTTCTTTTGAAGCACGAGGCAGTTAatatgataaactaagcatattttTAGACAAGTGTTCTGGGGATTGCTCGATGCACAGAGTAATCTACTATATTATTAGTAATATTATCAGCAGACATTTTAGAAACTATGTCAGGCAGTGAAAAAACATGTCTGAGTTCTGGGTTTGCTCATTATTTGGTAAAAACCGAGTCCAGTCTGAATTTTAATTATAAGCTGGGTTTTTTTAACTTTTTCCATTGCAACATGCCCGAATGCCCTCAAATTTATATTCCATTGCACTCTTCTTGTGGCCAGCCCATACGCATCTTAAGCTGAAGTTTGAGTCCTTGTTACAATCACACAAGTGGCTTCCCATAAGAAAGTACAAATTAAGAGGCCACTAGGTATCATGACACTTCATGTAGACATTGTTTCCTCTAATGTTTTGTGTGTGTGTTTATCTGTTTGTAGAATTAGGGATTTTACAATATCAATTTCTTAGAGCTTAATGTAGAAAGTAGTATCTGGTTGCACCTAAGCACCTGTTTAGGTAGTGTATCAAAACAGgtgatttattttgaataatacaTTTCTGTGTTGCaaattgtttttttttaaaaatccataTGCCCTGTGACAATATGTTTTTAATGATTTGGATGCAGCGGTCCATCTAGATTCGACTGGGATCAAAATTCTCAAGCTTGGGTTTACAGGCGTACCAAAGAGTATCTTTTCAAAATTTTGGAAAGTGAGTTGGCGCAGCTATGTGGTAATGCCATCAGTCTATCTTAAACTTTCTGGCTGATTATATGACAAAATTTGGCGACTGTTATCATGTTTTATATTCAAGCACGGGAACTCATATCTTTCTAGTTTCTTCCAAGCCGTCCAAATTAAAGCTTCCGAATTCTGTAGTAGATCTAATTAATTCTAAGCCCGAGTTCTCTCTTATATCCCTTTTTAAAAGTGTAATGTCCTATATTGTAAGTTAAGTTTTATTGTCTCTAAATAAAACAACGAGATGGGATGTAATTTTGTAATGTAAACGAGTGCCTGTCAGATTTCTGGCTTGTATCTTGCGGCAAGTGaccaaaaagaattttaaaaagaaaaaagTTCTGAAGCCTGCCTAAGGATATTATTGACTAAAAAAGAATTGGTCTATGGTCGAGCAGGAGTCTAGAACCTGATATGAGGAAGGACCATTTTTTTTAAGATCAAAATCCAAAAGCCTGTATGGCCAACATCTTATTCGTTTTACTAGAGTGTTTACAGGATTTAGCTGAATCCCAAATACCAAAGGAACATTGTGCTATTCATATCAGCATATGTATATTCTTTATCCACCTTGTAAAGTTCTTCTGTAAGAGGAGCACCACTTAAATTACGACAAACAAAAAGAAGGGATCAAATTTGAAGATGATTTTGTTGTCAATCTTGTGATGCCCTCAAGAGAATCATATCACGAGGCATATACTCTTTAAATTACACATATACTTTTCATACTCATATATGTGGACTAGAACAATATAAAACTTGGGGTACATAGCAGCTTGCGTTACTTCAAATTATTCATGTATCATACAATTTTGTACCTGTGTGCTACGTTTTCTTGGATTTTTGATTTTGTTGTGAAGTCAAAAATATATAGGTTTTTTTAAAAATCTTGTTGAACCCGCCATTCGAAGAAGTATTCATATTGAACATTTGCAGCGGAGTTCTTGGTAACAAAATCTGTCCGAATAGTTAAGACTTAAGAGTAAGCCATAAGCTCTATCTGAGATGCAACAAGTAAACCAAAACTGTCCGAGAGCGAAAGCAGTTCTTATCataataaattatgaaaaatatgtATTTTGTTTCTGTTTCTGAATGTAGCAAGTAGCAACGAAAATAGATTAATTATAAGGAGTATGACTTGTTGAGAGTTAGTTTCACTCTTATCAGTAGAGTTCAATGTACGTACTTGGTAGTAGTGGTAGAAAACCGGGCAATTTGAGCACACCGCTATGCAAATGGAAAGCCATAACTCACAGCCATGTAAAGTATATGTGATGGTGTATATTTGTGGTGATGAAGTGATACAACATTACACAACAGCAATTTGTGAATATAATTAAAAGCGCCCACAGACAGTTTTGGAGACCATCAAGCTTGGTGATCATGTGTGTGAACTGTGACAGTGTGATACAACACGTCCGTTTTACTTGGGTTTAGACAAAGTGAAATAATCGAGAGACAACTAGTATATTAACAACTCTAACACGCCAACAGGCTGCACGTATGTAAATGAGGAACAATAGTGACATATACAAACACTGTATCAGTGAAAATTACTTTGTCTTATTTTCCTACACAGTTATTGACATTGAATTGAATAGAATTGTTGTGATGATGGAAAGGGTGAGGGTCAcaacaatatataatatattaaacGGGCTATGGCAAGACTGTAGTCTCCAATTCTACAAAGTAAAATATGGCATAATACTTTAAGTTTATTGTATGCAGTAGGTGGACCATGTTTGAGCCATGCATTTCTATAAATATCTGTCACAGGAGCAGCAACAATCACCACAAATTCAACCACCGCTCTCATTCTTCCAAAATATATTTATCCATTCTCTACCATAAATTATATTACAACGTGGGGCCCACCCCACAGCTCTTCTCCCCCTTTTcttaaagcagcagcagcagcagcagtaTTAAACTTCATTTATCAGCTGCAGTACTTGATTATCAACTACCCCCTTTCATTATCatgattttgaattaaaataatactcggtattattttcatactacatgtttaaagttatcttaaataagataataataatGTCGGTGTAATTTGTTAAATAATGTTTGGGATTTGACAAACTCGCAAGTGATACAGAATTAACTCCCCCCCTTTCACACCCACTTGATTTGATGAATTTTTTTATCAACAACGCGGATTCAAATTGTGGTCTGAAACTCAAGCTACCTAGGACATTtcaaatcaaatatatataataatatttgtAAACAAATACAGTACTATTATTCACGCTTTACCTGTGAGGCTACCGGTTCTACCACGATCACCTTAGGTGATGCCTCCACAACTTGATCATGCGGGTCAAGTTTCAAACCAGATATAATTTGTATCAAGATTAATTGAATTGTACTGAGCCGGCTCGTTATTTAATCAAACTTAAATTACTGTATAAATTTGACTCATTTAATTTTGCAGAGTTAAATTATGTCAGTTTGTTTGCTTTAACATTCGTTAAATTTATACTAAGTTCTATATAAATTTATCTCGTTTAATTTTATGAATTGAGTCGAATTAAAAGACTTCAAATCTCTTTCCAAAATTAacttattttatttgtttaacaAAATTAACAGAATTAAATTTACTTAAATAAATTTGAGTCGGGGGAGTTTGCCAAATATGGACACATATAATTGTTGTATATAGATCATCAACATCTGTACGCATCTACGTCGATAATATTAAAGAGTATTCCATCAACTCATTGCTCATTTCCATTTATCAACTACGTTATCAACCTTCTTTTCTTTGATCTACTAGTAATTTTATTTGAAAAAACATTTACTAATTTTGTCTTTTTTAGATCATGTAGCTGTTTTTCATTTTTCATGAAATTGTGAAATGTTGAAAAGTGTTGGTGGGAAATGTTTTCATATATACATGTCCTTAAGTTAAAATATAACTAACTCTAAATTAAAcgaaattttaaaaaatatatttaaaatagtTGTCTATTTTATTTGTATTCAAAAATGGTTTTATGGTTATCAAAGTGTTCGATTGTAACTTTTATTCGTGATAGGAGTGCATTTAATATTATCACTGGTTTTTATTGATCACGCAATTGGGGAATATGGAATTAAGGATTTTTATGATGACAATACATTCCATTCGAGATAAATTTCATATGAATCGTATTATTTTATGTATCATTCAGTAGCCCGAATCCTCACGAAAACAatctttatattttaaaaatagggACAAAATTACATacattttatcatttttaaaccCGTTCAAAACGAGTCATCCCATTTATATTTGGTTTAGTTTGTGAATGCGAGCAAcatattttaaaaacaaaataacgGTATATTGATACGTAACTGTTTAAAGCATTGAAATCGAGTTAATTCTCTAACCTGACGAAACGGAATTTTTCTCATTTCGAAAAGCAAATATTGCATGCATTACAGCATAAGTATGTAAAAAGCTTACAAATAACGAATTACAACCGGGGGATTAGTATTGTAGTACTATTAGTAGTAAATTAGTAACACACCAAAAGTTACAAATCTAACACATGCATGTTGTTAGTAAAACAAACCCTGCCCGCCTATAAACACTGATACACCTACTTATGTTGTTGATCAAAAGGACACTCGTTCAGATCAAAATCTACACACTCAGACGCTTCAACTCCACTGACTGGTTCAGCAATGTCTACACGGAGATGGATTCTTCGCACTGGCTCTGCGATCCTTGAACCAGTTGAGGTGCCCTGAGTTCTGCTTGTTTGGCTCATTTCTAGTTTTCTGAACTTGAAAGGCCTTAGAGACGAAATCTTTTCAGCATATGAATTCTCTTCGCCGGCAATACAACTACTGTCGCCATCATCCTACAAATATTTAAAATAACAGTAAGCACCAGTTTAACCTTTAAAAAAGAGTTATTTGTATCAAACTTCACATTCGAAAACAAATTGTTAACAATATGTACACGACACTAAAAAGATTATTTATCCATAAAAAGACGATCAAAAATTTGACTAACTAAATTAAACTTTTAACAAGTGTTCACGGACATATGCTAGAAAAAATCAAAAATTTACAATCATGAGGAATTATCGTTTTACAACCTCTAATTAAAGACGATACACCCAAAGTAGAAGAAATGTATACCTTGGACTTAGGATCTGCTTCATATTCATAAGATCTTTTGATCGGTAAATTGATATCAAGATCAGCTCGATCTTGGGTACCTGAAGAACTACCGACAGGATGAGACGATGGAGATGTGAACGATGACAACGGCACCACCTGATTACAATTATCCTCCTCTAATAAATTTaaatcttcatcttcatcttcgcTATCGAAATCGGTTCCTGATTCAAAACTACCTTCCCTCTCCCCCTCACTCTCGACTTTTTCCGCAAACTCAACACAATTTTTAACGAGACAAGTTTCGCAAAGCGTAATCGTGCGTCCAAGTTTGTCCCCGGAACCATTCCAGGCCGTGGGAGCTTGGCACGAGTGGCATAGAAGATTTCTAACATGCCTAGCCACTAGAAAGTTGGCTGAGTGCACCTTTGCATCACATGACCAACACAACCTCGCGTCGTCTGACTCGCAGTAAACCCTAGCCGTATTCTTACATAACTCACACTTAGTCATACTTGTTGTCGAAA
This region includes:
- the LOC141699887 gene encoding frataxin, mitochondrial-like — its product is MAASSSTKLIALRRILSSRPLKPISPLYYSSISRSVLSPLCVLEPSNYSTPPLSRTFTSSGPSGVDSDASTGPLAVDYSSLLQEDNFHNLADSTIHHLLEKIEEYGDSVDIDGFDIDYGNQVLTVKFGDLGTYVLNKQTPNRQIWMSSPVSGPSRFDWDQNSQAWVYRRTKEYLFKILESELAQLCGNAISLS
- the LOC141699882 gene encoding uncharacterized protein LOC141699882; translated protein: MTKCELCKNTARVYCESDDARLCWSCDAKVHSANFLVARHVRNLLCHSCQAPTAWNGSGDKLGRTITLCETCLVKNCVEFAEKVESEGEREGSFESGTDFDSEDEDEDLNLLEEDNCNQVVPLSSFTSPSSHPVGSSSGTQDRADLDINLPIKRSYEYEADPKSKDDGDSSCIAGEENSYAEKISSLRPFKFRKLEMSQTSRTQGTSTGSRIAEPVRRIHLRVDIAEPVSGVEASECVDFDLNECPFDQQHK